The following proteins are encoded in a genomic region of Channa argus isolate prfri chromosome 3, Channa argus male v1.0, whole genome shotgun sequence:
- the thumpd1 gene encoding THUMP domain-containing protein 1, giving the protein MSAAHNDSRKRSKKQYVAGHHSKRWKGSRELEVGMQGILITCNMNERKCTAEAFNLLNEYADKLYGPEKLQDNNGSSSEEEAEEEDVDEALKKEVAQLRASGTKQERRFQSLDSGANNVIFIRTQNLEPDKLVHHILSDLHTTKKKKSRVILRMLPVTGTCKAFQDDMVKYLTTFLEPWFKSPNCATYQIAFKARNSSHNKRDEIIKSIAGLVGKLNPKNKVDLTKPELTIMVEVIKAVCCISVVKDYTLYRKYNVQEVVKEDLPKPDVTTPKTDTETTEQKETSDVAETNQEERKVEEEKDGNGKPDDGKVDKGEDDGK; this is encoded by the exons ATGTCAGCCGCTCACAATGACTCGAGGAAACGGAGCAAGAAGCAGTATGTGGCCGGTCACCACAGCAAGCGGTGGAAGGGCTCCCGGGAGCTGGAGGTGGGCATGCAGGGAATCCTCATCACGTGCAACATGAACGAGAGGAAGTGCACCGCGGAGGCCTTCAATCTGCTCAATGAGTACGCCGACAAGCTCTATGGGCCCGAGAAA TTGCAGGATAATAATGGGAGCAGCAGTGAAGAAGAAGCTGAAGAGGAAGACGTTGATGAAGCCCTGAAGAAAGAAGTGGCGCAGCTCCGAGCATCTGGAACCAAACAAGAGAGGCGCTTCCAGTCTTTGGACAGTGGGGCAAACAATGTCATCTTCATCAGAACTCAAAATCTGG AACCTGACAAGCTTGTTCATCACATCCTGTCTGATCTGCACACCACTAAGAAGAAAAAGTCCCGCGTGATCCTTCGGATGCTACCG GTAACTGGAACATGCAAGGCCTTCCAGGATGACATGGTTAAGTACCTGACTACTTTCCTCGAGCCTTGGTTCAAATCCCCAAATTGTGCCACTTATCAGATCGCCTTCAAGGCCCGCAACAGCAGCCACAACAAGCGAGACGAAATCATCAAGTCAATTGCTG GTCTCGTGGGGAAGCTAAACCCCAAAAACAAAGTGGATTTGACTAAACCAGAACTGACCATCATGGTGGAGGTCATTAAGGCTGTGTGTTGCATCAGTGTGGTTAAAGACTATACACTTTACAGAAAGTACAATGTTCAAGAAGTAGTAAAAGAGGACCTGCCGAAACCTGATGTAACCACACCAAAAACGGATACAGAAACAACCGAGCAGAAAGAAACATCTGACGTGGCAGAGACAAACCAGGAAGAGAGGAAAGTTGAAGAGGAAAAGGACGGAAATGGGAAGCCGGACGATGGGAAGGTTGATAAAGGCGAAGATGATGGGAAATAA